A window of Kangiella sp. TOML190 genomic DNA:
TTGCCACTACCGATCTTGAACGAACCTATCGCGTGAACATGAATGTGATTGGTATTGATGGTCGCCCACAGGTCAAAAACTTGCGTGCTTTCCTAAAAGAATGGCTCGATTATCGTTTTGAAACGGTACGTCGCCGTTTGCAGTTCCGCCTCGATAAGGTGATGGATAGGCTGCATATTTTAGACGGTTTGCTGGTTGCTTTTCTGAATATTGACGAAGTGATCCAGATTATCCGCACCGAAGACAAACCGAAACCAAAGCTTATGGAACGTTTCGACATCAGTGATCGACAAGCCGAAGCGATTTTAGAGTTAAAGCTTCGCCATTTGGCTAAGCTCGAAGAAATGAAAATCCGGGCGGAGCAAGAAGAATTAGAAGACGAGGCTGATTATTTACAATTGACGCTTGGCTCTAAAGCCCGTATGAAAACTTTGATCAAAAAGGAAATTAAAGAAGCTGCGGAGCAATTCGGCGATACGCGTCGTTCACAAATTGTCGAGCGCGATGAGGCAAAAGCGTTATCGGAGACGGATCTAATGCCTACCGAGCCAGTGACTGTGGTTTTATCAGAAAAAGGCTGGGTGCGCTGCGCCAAGGGACATGATATTGATGCTGCTGGCATGAATTATCGTTCTGGCGATAGCTACTTGGATTCGAGTAAAGGCAAGTCTAATCAGTATGCGGTATTCCTTGATTCCACGGGACGTACTTTTTCTCTACTGGCCAATACTCTGCCATCGGCACGTGGATTGGGCGAACCGGTGACCGGCCGAGTGAATCCAGTGGCTGGTGCTGAGTTTCTTGCTACCATCATGGGCGAAGATGAACAGCAATTTTTATTCGCCTCTGACGCTGGCTATGGCTTTGTGGGCAAATTTTCAGATTTAGTGACCAAAACGAAAAATGGTAAAGCTTTTATCTCCTTACCTGCGGGTTCAAAAGTATTAAAGCCGCGCCGCGTTAACGATTATGATAACCAATATTGTGTTGCGGTCTCTAACGAGGGGCGAATGTTGGTGTTTCCTTTAAAAGACTTGCCAGAGTTGGCGAAAGGAAAAGGTAATAAGATTATTAGTATACCGACGCCGCGTTTGAAGTTGCGTGAAGAGTATGTTGTCGCGATAGCGGTGGTTTCTGAGCTTGATTCTCTGGTGATTTATTCGGGCAAACGTCATCTAACCTTGAAGCCAAAGGATCTTGAGCATTATCGTGGTGAGCGTGGTCGTCGAGGCAGTAAGTTGCCCAGAGGTTTTCAGCGCGTTGATGGTATGGCGGTGGAAAGCAAAGATTAGCGCAATTACTGTAAAGGCATTCCAAGGCCGTTTTATTGCAGATTGTTTATTGTAAATAAAAACGGCTTTGCCGCTCGATAGCCATACTTTGTTCGGCTTTAATTTTGGGTAGCTTAATTAATTCCACTATCCCAATATCTTCAATATCAATTTCGATAACTTCAGTTGTCGCTTGCTCGTTACTCTCGGTTGCTATTTCGCCAGGTTCTAAATGGTGCTCGGTCCAAATCCCAGTGCTAACCACTTGGAAAAAATGTTGGTAAATAGACTGGCTAAAACTTAAGCTATGAATTAAAAGAGTAGGCTTTAGCTTTAATTGTTGAAGGCTAAGCTCTAAGGCTTGAATTTGCTGTAGCTGCTGGTTGCTTAAGCTTTCGGTAAGACCAAGTTGTAATAGGTCACTATCAAATTCCATGATGATGGCTTTAGCATGAGCGGTCCAGCGATTAAGTAAGGAAACTAATTCGGTGCGTATAGGTAAAGATTCCCAGTTAGCACTAATGATCAGTAAGGCTTCCACCGGAGTTTCAATTTTTTGCTTTTTATTGCGTTTAAGAAGTTGCTGCAGTTCTTGTTTAGGCGTTATTTTGCTAACGCTAGGTGCATTCGCTTCAGTTGTAACCGCGCGGGTTTTAGAGCTCCTTTTCAAGCCAATCAAAAGAGCGGCGAATAATAGCCATAGCAGCAGAGCTGAAATATATAACCAATACTGGGCTTGGAATTGGTTGGCGGTTGGGTGGGTAAATGCTAAGAGCAAATAGCCATAAATCTCACCATCAAGCACTAATTCGCTTGCTTTGGTGTTTTCATTGGAGTTAAGGTCCGCTTCAAAAGTTGTTGGATAAAGCTGCTGTCCGTTTATGTCGAAAACTCGAATGGCTTCAACTAGCTCCAAGCCGGCGATTTGCTGGGAGGCTTGAGTAAGCGAGTCTATATCCAATGAAGATAAGCTTGGCGATAGTTGTGTTTTGGCTTCATCGACTATCTGCTGTTGCGATGCTTGTTGTTGCTGC
This region includes:
- the parC gene encoding DNA topoisomerase IV subunit A, with the translated sequence MTEEMNYEGIEQKSLAEFTEQAYLNYSMYVIMDRALPHIGDGLKPVQRRIVYAMSELGLKATAKYKKSARTVGDVLGKFHPHGDSACYEAMVLMAQPFSYRYPLVDGQGNWGAPDDPKSFAAMRYTESRLAAYSEVLLNEVSQGTVDWVPNFDGTMQEPKVLPARLPNLLLNGTTGIAVGMATDIPPHNLTEVASACVHLLEHPKADIPELMEHIQGPDFPTDAEIITPVKEILELYEKGRGSIRMRARFEVEDGEVVIDALPHQVSGSKVLEQIAAQMQAKKLPMVSDLRDESDHENPTRLVIIPRSNRVDLDELMRHLFATTDLERTYRVNMNVIGIDGRPQVKNLRAFLKEWLDYRFETVRRRLQFRLDKVMDRLHILDGLLVAFLNIDEVIQIIRTEDKPKPKLMERFDISDRQAEAILELKLRHLAKLEEMKIRAEQEELEDEADYLQLTLGSKARMKTLIKKEIKEAAEQFGDTRRSQIVERDEAKALSETDLMPTEPVTVVLSEKGWVRCAKGHDIDAAGMNYRSGDSYLDSSKGKSNQYAVFLDSTGRTFSLLANTLPSARGLGEPVTGRVNPVAGAEFLATIMGEDEQQFLFASDAGYGFVGKFSDLVTKTKNGKAFISLPAGSKVLKPRRVNDYDNQYCVAVSNEGRMLVFPLKDLPELAKGKGNKIISIPTPRLKLREEYVVAIAVVSELDSLVIYSGKRHLTLKPKDLEHYRGERGRRGSKLPRGFQRVDGMAVESKD